One window from the genome of Tolypothrix sp. NIES-4075 encodes:
- a CDS encoding chemotaxis protein CheW, with the protein MQNFLSFNLGARDTAVISLQQITEVVQVPLAEICCVPQMPSCVLGIYNWRGEMLWLVNLEEMLGYKTLLQQTNLLSKMMAIVLESEGKYLGLLVRQLMDIAWLDTQQMKPPFAELFSPEMSPFLQGYFIDTSEKMMLNLDAPAIIHSHIWKTNN; encoded by the coding sequence ATGCAAAACTTTTTAAGTTTTAATTTAGGAGCAAGGGATACAGCAGTTATTTCGTTGCAGCAAATTACAGAAGTTGTACAAGTGCCATTGGCAGAAATATGTTGTGTTCCTCAAATGCCAAGTTGTGTCTTAGGTATCTATAATTGGCGTGGTGAGATGCTTTGGTTAGTTAATTTAGAGGAAATGTTAGGTTATAAGACACTTTTACAACAGACAAATTTATTATCAAAAATGATGGCAATTGTGTTGGAAAGTGAGGGGAAATATTTGGGTCTATTGGTGCGGCAGCTTATGGATATTGCGTGGCTGGATACACAGCAAATGAAACCTCCATTTGCTGAATTATTTTCTCCAGAAATGTCACCTTTTTTACAGGGATACTTTATTGATACTTCGGAAAAAATGATGTTAAATTTGGATGCCCCAGCAATTATCCACTCTCATATCTGGAAAACTAATAATTGA
- a CDS encoding response regulator has protein sequence MSHPELIVPNNLLDEFKSCTQLQYSGKLNIKSSEGHKWAFYYRLGRIVWATGGTHTFRRWRRQMAQHCPEIDIEKIPLRFEDISIDCWGYRLLEVLHEKQKIKREQIKFIVENTITELLFDLAQQANFASVSCDRNQEVILETPISLTNADMSLKQMQDSWKTWSAAGLANIYPDLAPVLRKAEQLEQLVSPSVYKNFVNFINGKYTLRDLAVKMKQSVLSVTRSLFPYILQGIIELVEVSDLPLPVTKGKNNSTPTKLKTSLAPLVACVDDSPQVCKILEEIITSNGLRFIKIQDAVQALPTLIRDKPDLIFLDLIMPVANGYEICAQLRRISSFANTPVIILTGNDGLLDRVRAKVVGSTDFVTKPVVADKVMAVVRKYLQATSTAKSTSSAADLSLGH, from the coding sequence ATGAGTCATCCGGAATTGATAGTACCGAATAACTTACTTGATGAATTTAAAAGTTGTACTCAACTACAATACAGTGGCAAATTAAATATTAAAAGTTCCGAAGGACATAAATGGGCTTTTTACTATCGGCTAGGACGGATAGTTTGGGCAACAGGGGGGACTCATACGTTTCGCCGCTGGCGTAGACAGATGGCTCAACATTGTCCCGAAATTGATATAGAGAAAATACCCTTGCGCTTTGAGGATATATCAATTGATTGCTGGGGTTATCGTCTCTTGGAAGTATTGCATGAAAAACAGAAAATCAAACGCGAGCAAATCAAATTTATTGTAGAAAATACTATCACAGAATTGTTATTTGACCTTGCTCAACAAGCAAATTTTGCCTCTGTTAGTTGCGATCGCAACCAAGAAGTGATCCTAGAAACACCAATCAGCTTGACCAATGCAGACATGTCTCTCAAACAAATGCAAGACTCGTGGAAAACTTGGTCGGCAGCTGGTTTGGCAAATATTTATCCTGACTTAGCACCAGTCCTGCGGAAAGCAGAGCAACTCGAGCAGTTGGTAAGTCCATCTGTTTACAAAAACTTTGTCAATTTTATCAACGGTAAATATACCCTGCGGGATTTAGCCGTGAAAATGAAGCAGAGTGTACTGTCAGTTACCCGTTCATTGTTTCCTTATATCCTCCAAGGAATAATCGAATTGGTCGAAGTATCTGACTTGCCTTTACCAGTCACTAAAGGCAAAAACAACTCTACCCCTACAAAACTAAAAACGTCGTTAGCTCCACTGGTAGCCTGCGTGGATGACAGCCCACAGGTCTGTAAAATCCTAGAGGAGATTATTACCTCAAATGGGCTTAGGTTTATCAAGATTCAAGATGCTGTCCAAGCTTTACCAACCTTAATTCGAGATAAACCAGATCTGATTTTCTTGGATTTGATAATGCCAGTCGCGAATGGTTACGAAATCTGCGCTCAATTGCGACGAATTTCATCCTTTGCTAACACACCTGTGATTATTTTAACAGGCAATGACGGTCTTTTAGATAGAGTTCGCGCCAAGGTAGTCGGTTCTACGGATTTTGTCACCAAACCCGTAGTGGCTGATAAGGTAATGGCTGTAGTGCGTAAGTATTTACAGGCTACATCAACAGCCAAGAGTACATCTAGTGCAGCAGATTTATCATTAGGGCATTAA
- a CDS encoding DUF3110 domain-containing protein translates to MITPMRVFVLIFNARTENEGIHSIQVGERNKILMFESEDDATRYALLLEAQDFLSPTVEAVDAEEIKEFCESANYDWEIVPENGELAIPPEINVPETDWQPDAHKQNNDEDSQRRNQQEEEQPEFSDSEIDRIRRKLEGLL, encoded by the coding sequence ATGATTACACCCATGCGTGTTTTTGTGTTAATTTTTAATGCGCGAACCGAGAATGAGGGAATTCACTCGATTCAAGTAGGCGAGCGCAATAAAATTCTGATGTTCGAGTCAGAAGACGACGCTACCCGCTATGCTCTGTTGCTAGAAGCTCAGGATTTCCTTTCACCCACAGTAGAAGCGGTAGATGCCGAGGAAATCAAAGAATTTTGTGAAAGTGCTAATTATGACTGGGAAATCGTCCCGGAAAACGGCGAATTAGCCATTCCCCCAGAAATAAACGTACCAGAAACTGACTGGCAACCAGATGCTCACAAACAGAACAATGATGAAGACTCCCAGCGTCGCAACCAACAAGAAGAAGAACAACCAGAGTTTTCTGATTCCGAAATCGACAGGATTCGTCGAAAATTAGAAGGATTGTTGTAA
- the murQ gene encoding N-acetylmuramic acid 6-phosphate etherase — translation MQNLQERGHLLTEQVNPNSLNLDQLSCLEFVELFNSEDQKAVAAVEKAKNQLAETIERAAERLLCGGRLFYVGAGTSGRLGVLDAAECPPTFCTPPELVQGIIAGGAGALVRSSEDLEDRSQDGEAAIAQRQITQLDVVIGITAGGTTPFVHGALNAARQRGATTIFMACVPEEQVKINVDVDIRLLTGPEVLAGSTRLKAATATKLALNIISTGVMVKLGKVYGNRMVDVAVTNQKLRDRALRILSDLTGLSREAANLLLERSGKWVKLALLMHWTGLEKEEGDRLLSEHQSNLRAAIEATKKNGEIS, via the coding sequence ATGCAAAATTTGCAGGAGCGCGGGCATCTTTTAACTGAGCAGGTAAATCCTAATAGTCTAAACTTAGACCAGCTCAGTTGTTTGGAATTCGTGGAACTGTTTAACAGCGAAGACCAAAAAGCTGTGGCTGCGGTTGAAAAAGCTAAAAATCAGCTAGCCGAAACGATTGAACGCGCCGCAGAACGTTTGCTTTGCGGAGGACGCCTGTTTTATGTGGGTGCGGGGACGAGTGGTAGATTAGGAGTTTTAGACGCCGCCGAGTGTCCCCCAACTTTTTGTACACCTCCAGAGTTAGTACAGGGGATAATCGCTGGTGGTGCAGGGGCACTGGTACGCAGTTCAGAAGATTTAGAAGACCGATCGCAAGATGGAGAAGCAGCGATCGCTCAACGACAAATTACACAACTTGATGTAGTCATTGGGATTACCGCCGGCGGTACAACGCCTTTTGTTCATGGTGCGCTCAACGCTGCCCGTCAGCGGGGAGCCACTACTATTTTTATGGCTTGTGTCCCAGAGGAGCAAGTTAAGATTAATGTCGATGTTGACATTCGCCTCTTAACTGGACCAGAGGTGCTAGCTGGTTCAACTCGCTTAAAAGCTGCAACAGCAACAAAGCTAGCTTTAAACATCATTTCTACAGGAGTGATGGTCAAGCTGGGCAAGGTTTACGGCAATCGCATGGTTGATGTAGCTGTGACAAATCAAAAGTTACGCGATCGCGCTTTGCGAATTTTGTCAGACCTTACAGGCTTAAGCCGTGAAGCCGCTAATTTGTTACTAGAACGCAGTGGCAAGTGGGTAAAATTAGCACTATTAATGCATTGGACTGGTTTGGAAAAAGAGGAGGGCGATAGACTCTTGTCAGAACATCAAAGTAATCTCAGAGCAGCCATTGAGGCAACAAAGAAAAACGGAGAAATCTCTTAA
- a CDS encoding GAF domain-containing protein, whose translation MTNLYQNGQENGHLFIEGKTLETQNVLANNNIENISPNEISELNSISQQFKIWRQQIKDISNQMRQAPNMEMLLKVTLTQVREKTACDRALIYHFTSTDSGTVLAESRTLAWTPALGENLPGIIFGLYTSQDYLDPVAIDDINQIQLTPYQKQLLDKFQIKASLSLPIVVEGKVWGLLAINNCFSARQWQEVEISLLSQITTELTYRLQSFEFQRELQQQTQAKKSVAKVIDKILRVSTVDKIFQTTTQEIRQLLRCDRVGVYRFNPDWSGEFMAESVGNGWVKMVGPDFKMVWEDSHLQDTQGGRYAKGETFVVNDIYQMGHAQCHIDILEQFEMKAYIIAPIFSGEKLWGLLATYQNSGPRDWQPWEESFVTQIGLQFGVAISQGEYLEQVQTKSEQLAQIVEQEKVFTKIVNRIRQSLDVESVFKTTTQEVRQSLQCDRVAVYRFNPDWGGEFVAESVGTGWTKLVGLDIKTVLDDTYLQETKGGRYVRGENFVVNDIYEVGLAPCHIEILEQFEAKAYIIVPIFFGDKLWGLLAAYQNSSTREWQTWEVNFLVQTSLQFSLAKSQIDYLELVRVKSEKLAQIAEQEKAVTKISNRIRQSLDVEEIFKTTTQEVRQLLRCDRVAVFRFNPDWSGEFLAESVGHTWVKLVGPDIKTVWEDSHLQETQGGRYAKGESFVVNDIYQVDHSPCHIEILEQFEIKAYVIVPVFCGEQLWGLLAAYQNSGTRDWEESQVTLLARIGNQLGLALQQTEYLQQLQAQSAKLAEAATREKAAKELLQQRSIQLLTALRPALNGDLTVRAPITEDELGTIADAYNNTLQALRQIVTQVQAAAQQVAQTSSTSDTSLAGLTNLAQQQSEEITAALGDIQQMVDSTQAVVTNAELVQVAVQQTNQTVESGDAAMNLTVKAIQGIRETVAQTSKKIKRLSESSQKISKVVNLIGNFATQTNVLALNAAIEATRAGEYGKGFAVVADEVRSLSRQSAAATIEIEKLVQDIQAETGEVAIAMEIGIQQVVEGTNLVNDTRQNLNAIVSATAEISQLIHRITEATQKQMSQSVTVTASMKDVAEIANKTFAESQEIATVFQELSGMAQDLLTTASKFKVN comes from the coding sequence ATGACAAATTTATATCAAAATGGTCAAGAAAATGGACATTTGTTTATTGAAGGGAAAACGTTAGAAACCCAGAATGTGCTTGCTAATAATAATATTGAAAATATTTCTCCTAATGAAATATCTGAATTAAATTCGATTTCTCAGCAATTTAAGATTTGGCGGCAACAGATCAAAGACATCTCAAATCAAATGCGCCAAGCGCCGAATATGGAGATGCTACTGAAAGTAACTCTAACACAAGTCAGAGAGAAAACCGCTTGCGATCGCGCTCTGATTTATCACTTTACTTCTACCGACTCTGGTACTGTTTTAGCAGAATCAAGAACACTAGCTTGGACACCAGCTTTAGGTGAAAACCTTCCGGGAATTATTTTTGGTTTATATACTAGTCAAGATTATTTAGACCCTGTAGCTATTGACGATATAAATCAAATACAACTCACCCCATATCAAAAGCAACTGCTAGATAAATTTCAAATCAAAGCCAGTTTAAGTTTACCGATTGTAGTAGAAGGTAAAGTATGGGGTTTACTGGCAATAAACAATTGTTTTTCAGCGCGGCAGTGGCAGGAAGTGGAAATTAGCCTACTGTCTCAAATTACTACAGAACTAACCTACAGATTGCAGAGTTTTGAATTCCAAAGAGAACTGCAACAGCAGACACAGGCAAAAAAATCAGTAGCCAAAGTTATCGATAAGATTCTCCGTGTATCAACTGTCGATAAGATTTTTCAAACAACTACTCAAGAAATCCGCCAATTACTGCGATGCGATCGCGTAGGTGTTTATCGCTTTAATCCTGACTGGAGTGGCGAATTTATGGCAGAGTCAGTGGGTAATGGTTGGGTAAAAATGGTCGGTCCTGATTTTAAAATGGTCTGGGAAGATAGCCACTTGCAAGACACCCAAGGAGGACGTTATGCCAAGGGTGAAACTTTTGTGGTTAACGACATTTATCAAATGGGTCACGCTCAATGTCACATTGACATTTTAGAGCAGTTTGAAATGAAGGCTTACATCATTGCGCCAATATTTTCTGGAGAAAAATTATGGGGTTTGCTGGCAACTTATCAAAATTCTGGACCTCGTGATTGGCAACCTTGGGAAGAAAGCTTTGTGACTCAAATTGGGCTGCAATTTGGTGTGGCTATCTCACAAGGGGAATATCTGGAACAAGTGCAGACGAAATCTGAGCAACTAGCTCAAATAGTTGAACAAGAGAAAGTTTTCACTAAAATAGTCAACCGCATCCGACAATCTTTAGATGTAGAAAGCGTCTTCAAAACAACTACTCAAGAAGTACGTCAATCACTGCAATGCGATCGCGTCGCTGTTTATCGCTTTAACCCTGACTGGGGTGGTGAATTTGTGGCTGAGTCTGTGGGTACTGGTTGGACAAAACTGGTAGGTCTTGATATTAAAACTGTTTTGGACGATACATACTTGCAAGAAACTAAGGGAGGTAGGTATGTCAGAGGTGAAAACTTTGTTGTTAATGACATCTATGAAGTAGGACTTGCTCCCTGCCACATTGAGATTTTAGAGCAGTTTGAAGCCAAGGCTTACATAATTGTTCCTATATTCTTCGGGGATAAATTGTGGGGCTTGCTGGCAGCGTATCAAAATTCCAGCACCCGTGAATGGCAAACTTGGGAAGTGAACTTTTTGGTTCAGACTAGTTTGCAATTTAGCCTAGCTAAATCACAGATAGACTATTTGGAATTAGTGCGAGTCAAATCTGAGAAACTAGCTCAAATAGCAGAACAAGAGAAAGCTGTCACCAAGATAAGTAACCGCATCCGACAATCTTTAGATGTAGAAGAAATCTTCAAAACAACTACTCAAGAAGTCAGGCAATTACTGCGATGCGATCGCGTAGCCGTCTTTCGCTTTAACCCCGACTGGAGTGGTGAATTTTTGGCTGAGTCAGTAGGTCATACTTGGGTAAAATTGGTAGGTCCTGATATCAAAACCGTCTGGGAAGATAGCCACTTACAGGAAACCCAAGGAGGTCGATATGCCAAAGGTGAAAGCTTTGTTGTCAATGACATCTATCAGGTAGATCATTCTCCCTGCCACATTGAGATTTTAGAGCAATTTGAAATCAAAGCTTACGTAATTGTTCCTGTATTCTGTGGGGAACAATTGTGGGGCTTGCTGGCAGCTTATCAAAATTCTGGAACTCGTGATTGGGAAGAATCGCAAGTCACTTTATTAGCACGTATTGGCAACCAGTTAGGACTGGCATTACAACAGACTGAATATTTACAACAATTACAAGCGCAGTCAGCAAAATTAGCAGAAGCAGCAACACGAGAAAAGGCAGCCAAGGAATTACTACAACAACGTTCAATTCAACTTCTAACAGCGCTTAGACCTGCCCTGAATGGCGACTTGACAGTACGTGCGCCAATTACAGAAGACGAACTAGGCACGATCGCCGATGCCTACAATAATACCCTGCAAGCACTGCGACAAATCGTTACCCAAGTACAGGCAGCTGCCCAACAAGTTGCCCAAACCTCTAGCACCAGCGATACTTCACTGGCGGGATTGACCAATTTAGCGCAACAACAGTCTGAGGAAATTACCGCAGCCTTAGGTGACATTCAACAAATGGTGGACTCTACTCAGGCTGTAGTAACTAATGCTGAGTTGGTGCAAGTAGCAGTCCAACAAACCAACCAAACTGTTGAGTCTGGTGACGCTGCGATGAATCTGACTGTAAAAGCAATCCAAGGAATTCGTGAAACCGTTGCTCAAACCAGCAAAAAGATAAAACGTCTTAGCGAATCGTCGCAAAAAATATCCAAAGTGGTGAATTTGATCGGCAATTTTGCCACACAGACGAACGTACTAGCTTTAAATGCTGCCATTGAAGCCACTCGTGCGGGCGAGTATGGTAAAGGCTTTGCAGTCGTAGCTGATGAAGTTCGTTCCTTGTCTCGGCAATCAGCAGCAGCGACCATCGAAATTGAAAAATTAGTTCAGGATATTCAAGCAGAAACTGGAGAAGTTGCAATAGCAATGGAAATAGGCATTCAACAGGTGGTAGAAGGCACAAATCTTGTCAATGATACTCGCCAAAATTTGAATGCGATCGTTTCTGCAACTGCCGAAATCAGTCAGCTAATTCACCGAATTACTGAAGCAACTCAAAAACAGATGTCTCAATCTGTAACAGTAACTGCATCAATGAAAGATGTAGCAGAAATTGCTAATAAAACTTTTGCTGAATCTCAAGAAATTGCTACTGTTTTCCAAGAGTTATCAGGGATGGCGCAAGACCTGTTAACAACTGCAAGTAAGTTCAAAGTTAATTAA
- a CDS encoding response regulator transcription factor → MNTVLVVEDGLTDMEILSLYLQQAGYSVMSATNSEEAQEKIDKTKPDLIFLDVILPGKSGYEVCRELKNNPNTSKIPVVFCSTKNSDVDKFWGNMLGADAYLSKPINKEELVVVLNNFKK, encoded by the coding sequence ATGAACACTGTTTTAGTGGTTGAGGATGGCTTGACTGATATGGAAATCCTCAGTCTTTATTTGCAACAAGCAGGCTATTCTGTAATGAGTGCTACAAATAGTGAAGAGGCTCAGGAAAAAATAGATAAAACCAAGCCCGATTTGATATTTCTCGATGTAATTCTACCAGGCAAAAGCGGCTATGAAGTTTGTCGAGAACTGAAAAATAATCCTAACACTAGCAAAATACCAGTTGTTTTTTGCTCAACCAAAAATAGTGATGTTGATAAATTCTGGGGCAATATGTTAGGTGCTGATGCTTATCTATCAAAACCGATTAATAAAGAAGAATTAGTAGTAGTACTGAACAATTTCAAAAAATAA
- a CDS encoding GTP-binding protein, translating to MEIMRLVVTGHVGAGKSTFIRSISEIEVVDTDCQATDQTALLKEKTTVAFDFGKLQFSPDMVLHLYGTPGHERFNFLWEILINKAHAYILLVSANRPEEFSYVRRIADYMNRTVQIPMIIGLTHVDSPGAWSQENIAIALGYASKQTRPPIVTVNPNQTASVAQAIIALVQHYTQSSLPQEITV from the coding sequence ATGGAAATCATGCGCTTGGTTGTGACTGGTCATGTCGGGGCTGGCAAGTCAACTTTCATTCGTTCTATTAGTGAAATTGAAGTTGTAGATACAGATTGCCAAGCAACAGACCAAACAGCATTACTTAAGGAAAAAACTACCGTTGCCTTTGACTTTGGCAAACTGCAATTTTCTCCTGATATGGTGCTGCATCTTTACGGTACACCAGGTCACGAGCGATTCAATTTTCTCTGGGAAATATTAATTAACAAGGCGCACGCTTACATCTTGCTAGTATCAGCTAATCGACCAGAGGAATTTAGCTACGTTCGTCGAATTGCTGACTACATGAATCGAACGGTACAAATTCCCATGATTATTGGTTTAACTCATGTAGATTCTCCAGGAGCTTGGTCCCAAGAAAATATAGCGATCGCCCTCGGTTACGCTTCAAAGCAAACCCGACCACCAATTGTCACTGTCAACCCAAATCAAACTGCCTCCGTAGCTCAAGCAATAATAGCTTTAGTACAACACTATACGCAAAGTTCTTTACCCCAAGAAATCACCGTTTAA